TCTGCTCAACTCCTCTCCTTTCCTGCAGGCATTGATTCTTGCTGGGGTATGATTCCACAATGCTGACAGCTCTTCATGTCCTTAGAGGAGTGGTCATTCTTCACGTGTTAGCTAAGACAATGAGTGATGACATGCTAATCAACCACAGCGGTGTCGGAGCCAAAGCTGATCACATGTTCTATCAAGGGATGAAAACCCTCACTGGCTTTTCTTTTAGTGAGGCCAATCATAACACTCCTACTgctgctgagatcaactaacaaagTACAGACCAAGGGAGGAATCAAGCTAATATGTCGAGGTTGTACATTGAGTAGTAACTACATCAACCGAGTGGCTTTAGATCAAAGGGATTTTATGATTAATGCTTATAATTTGAAACAAAAAGAAGTGATTGACAGTGAGTTGTAAGTGTGATATCATTTCAGTCCCAAATCAAAAAAACTATTTACCCAGAAGCAACTGAATAAAAGTACTGACTGGCCTTGAAATTACACATTGGAATAGTGTGTATGAACACTTCATGCATCAAATGCTAGTACCATTGTGTACAATTTAAGGCCATTGTGTATCAGTGCATCAGTCTCTTTAATGGTTTGagaataaaaaataaataacaaTGTTTATGAAAAAGATTTAATTTACCAATTGCCCACGAAGTCAAAGATATCACATTGGCCTTGTTTTATGTTCAGTATCTGGATGCTCACGTGTTATTGCAACTATTTTATGAATATAACGTCACATCACTTTTTATGTAATATTTACAAAAGCATTACATTAGACCAGCCTTAATCTCCTTGATAACATGAGTAAGATTTTGGTTTCTTTGTTGCATTATTGTTGAGAAACCAAAGAAAAAGTCTGTACAAAGACTGATCCTGAGCCTGCAGGACTCCTCACTCAATTTCTCCAGTTGCTCATCACTCCTTGCACTTCCACTGCTGTTGACACATGGGACAATGCTGCTGTACCTGCTGGGAATTCAGCCATTTTGGGATACAGTGCATGTGGAAAAAATGAGAGCATTGACCCCACACCAATGGACAGTCATCTCCTGGCACTTTACAGTCCGGGCAGCAGCCATTAAATGCCATCCGGCAGATGCCACAATTCTCGTCGTTCGCCACCCAAAACCACATAGCAATGGCATTCCAGCGCTTCACCTTCATGCGCATCGCAGCGGGTGGGTGAACGGGGACCACGCGCTTCAAATCGGCCATTGTGTGCCTCTGTGCAATCCttccaacaacagcaacaacaacaactttcacttatatagtgccttttgtcatgtattcaaccagtattgtaacccatgtataatctgacctaagttgtacactgtgagaacaatgactactaggtggtgaacttgtgggagacactcctaacctggaccttcatgtataaaaggggaagctccacccacttccagcacttgaatgctaaggaataaaggacaggtcacagactgaccttctctcaagcatgggcctcgtgtgcatttatattgtatagtaaggacgtgtCAATgacaacaagaaactgggatttaaaccacgcgagcatggccactagcagaacagacgagaggtactgtgttaaggaatggttgggacagagattcaacattgttaaagcagcacacagttctccaggcagacaagggcagtcgggcatgccccaacatgtagtcgaacccagagggggagttcgacaaggacaatggcaagctgaacggcgattcacgccattgcaagggagaatgcggccagtaatggggccatcaacacctgttaatggcgcactcaaggacagtcacaggggcagtcatgaacaatcgactggcaagggaccttttgctttcaacaacagctcatgttggaggcatggaggcacacactcagccagagtttgcagagatgagcaaaatacctgcagaaattgcagaaatgaacgctggggaaaatcgctggaagctgaagttcagcgagttcatgtggagcgcgTATACATTTCATACTCCAGGACGCcaacgataatgatgaaagtgctcctcaatggcatcccagtatcaatggaactagacacagaggccagccaatccctgatgggtatcaaacagtttgaaaagttgtgggcgtccaaggccaggagtccaaaattatcaccgattgacgcacagctacagacatacacataggagatcattccggtgctaggcagcgctacggtagtcgtgacccacaaagattcggagaacaggttgccactctgggttgtcccgggggacggtcccgccctactggggaggagttggcttgctgtcataaactggaaatggggcgatgtcaatgcaatttcctctgtggagcgagtatcatgctcacagatcctggacaaatttgactcattatttcaacccggcattggcactttcatgggggccaaggcagtgattcacataaacccggatgccaggtcagtacaccacaaggccagagatgcaggaaaaaatagaaggcaaaatgaaccgcctgctgagggaaggcatcatctcgccagtcgaattgagtgactgggcgagtccgattgtgccggtgctcaaggcggatgggtcggtcaggatatgtggtgattacaaggccaccatcaatcgggtgtcactccaagaccagtacctgctaccgagagcggaggacctctttgcgacgttatccggtggcaaacttttttcaaaattggacctgacctcagcttacatgacccaggagccggcgagtgagtcaaagaagctgaccacaatcacgacacacaaggggttgtttgagtacaacagatgtccgttcgggattcgctcggccgccgtgatcttccaacgaaatatggaaagcctcctcaagtcgattccagggacggtggtttttcaggacgacatcctcatcacgggttacgatactgaagaacacctccacaacctggaggagctgctacgcaga
This DNA window, taken from Pristiophorus japonicus isolate sPriJap1 chromosome 20, sPriJap1.hap1, whole genome shotgun sequence, encodes the following:
- the LOC139232519 gene encoding anaphase-promoting complex subunit 11 — encoded protein: MRMKVKRWNAIAMWFWVANDENCGICRMAFNGCCPDCKVPGDDCPLVWGQCSHFFHMHCIPKWLNSQQVQQHCPMCQQQWKCKE